A single genomic interval of Hoplias malabaricus isolate fHopMal1 chromosome 7, fHopMal1.hap1, whole genome shotgun sequence harbors:
- the fzd3a gene encoding frizzled-3a isoform X2 has translation MGFIWILTSMLTACAAINIGSTGSHSTFTCEPITLRMCQGLSYNTTFMPNLLNHYDQQTAALAMEPFHPMVNLECSPDLRPFLCALYVPVCTEYGRVTLPCRRLCQQAKSDCYKLMDIFGVSWPEEMACNRFPDCDEPYPRAVDLLSSADATQEAPASVQRDYGFWCPRELKVDPELGYSFLGARDCSAPCPNMYFDRDKLLFARYFIGVVSIVCLSATLFTFLTFLLDVSRFRYPERPIIFYAVCYMMVSLVFFLGFLLEERVACNRSAPGLFRAATITQGSHNKACTLLFMTLYFFTMAGSVWWVVLTITWFLAAVPKWGSEAIEKKALLFHAAAWGVPGTLTVALMALNKVEGDSLSGVCFVGLYDVSALRWFLLAPLILDVAVGVALLLAGIAALNRVRMEIPLEKENQDKLVKFMIRIGVFSVLYLVPLLTVIGCYLYEQSYRSVWEITWVQERCREYHIPCPFKVERTSRPDISLFLIKYLMMLVVGIPSVFWVGSKKTCFEWASFFHGHRRKDTVHESRQVLQEPDFTQLLLRESGAPVVRKSRGTSTQGTSTHASSTHLAMLDEPVSGSSSHAGTMRSKANSFHGSLHRSRDGRYTACSVRGAEERPPHGSMQRLHEQLQHSSSNRLDSQSRHGGSQRLDSQSRHSSVRDLSCTPQAVQSGPGNGIHRVLKEDVATA, from the exons CCTTTTCATCCCATGGTGAATCTAGAGTGCTCCCCAGACTTGCGGCCATTCCTGTGTGCCCTCTATGTACCTGTCTGCACTGAGTATGGCCGTGTGACCCTGCCGTGTCGGCGTCTGTGTCAGCAGGCCAAAAGTGACTGTTACAAACTTATGGACATCTTTGGTGTCAGCTGGCCTGAAGAGATGGCCTGTAATAG GTTTCCTGACTGTGATGAGCCCTACCCTCGAGCTGTGGACCTGCTCTCAAGCGCTGATGCCACACAAGAAGCCCCAGCGTCTGTGCAGCGTGACTATGGCTTCTGGTGCCCTCGTGAGCTTAAGGTGGACCCTGAGCTTGGCTACTCATTCTTGGGTGCACGTGATTGTTCTGCCCCTTGTCCAAACATGTACTTCGACCGTGACAAACTTCTCTTTGCCCGTTACTTTATTGGTGTGGTCTCCATTGTGTGCCTTTCGGCTACACTCTTCACCTTCCTCACCTTCCTTCTTGACGTGAGCCGCTTCCGTTACCCAGAGCGGCCCATCATCTTTTATGCTGTGTGTTACATGATGGTCTCGCTGGTGTTCTTTCTGGGCTTCTTGCTTGAGGAGCGGGTGGCGTGCAATCGATCTGCACCAGGCCTATTTCGTGCTGCCACCATCACTCAGGGTTCACATAACAAGGCCTGTACACTGCTCTTCATGACACTCTACTTCTTCACCATGGCTGGGAGCGTGTGGTGGGTGGTCCTCACCATCACTTGGTTCCTGGCTGCTGTGCCTAAGTGGGGCAGTGAAGCTATTGAAAAGAAAGCCCTACTGTTCCATGCTGCAGCCTGGGGTGTGCCAGGGACTCTCACAGTTGCCCTGATGGCCCTGAATAAGGTGGAGGGTGATAGCTTGAGTGGTGTGTGCTTCGTGGGTCTTTATGACGTTTCAGCATTGCGCTGGTTCCTCCTAGCCCCACTGATTCTGGATGTGGCTGTGGGTGTGGCGTTGCTGTTGGCTGGCATTGCTGCACTTAACCGTGTCCGCATGGAGATTCCCCTGGAAAAAGAGAACCAGGACAAGCTAGTGAAGTTCATGATCCGGATTGGAGTGTTTTCAGTGCTCTACCTGGTGCCACTGCTGACAGTGATTGGCTGTTACCTATACGAACAAAGCTACAGGTCTGTGTGGGAGATTACCTGGGTGCAGGAGAGATGCAGAGAATACCACATCCCCTGTCCATTCAAG GTGGAGCGGACAAGCAGGCCGGacatctccctctttctcattAAGTACCTGATGATGCTGGTGGTGGGCATCCCTTCTGTCTTCTGGGTGGGCAGCAAGAAGACTTGCTTTGAGTGGGCCAGCTTCTTCCATGGGCATCGCAGGAAAGA TACGGTGCACGAGAGCAGGCAGGTTCTGCAGGAGCCTGACTTCACCCAACTGCTGCTGCGAGAGTCGGGAGCACCAGTGGTCCGAAAGTCCCGGGGCACCTCCACACAGGGCACTTCTACTCATGCCTCCTCGACGCACCTGGCCATGCTGGATGAGCCGGTCAGTGGCAGCAGCAGCCATGCAGGAACTATGCGCAGCAAGGCCAATAGCTTCCATGGCAGTCTGCATCGCTCACGGGACGGCAG GTACACGGCGTGTAGCGTCCGAGGAGCTGAAGAGCGTCCTCCTCACGGGAGCATGCAACGTCTCCATGAGCAGCTGCAGCACAGCAGCAGCAACCGCCTGGACAGCCAATCACGACACGGCGGCTCACAGCGTCTGGACAGCCAATCACGGCACAGCAGCGTCAGGGACCTGAGCTGCACACCACAAGCTGTCCAAAGTGGCCCCGGCAACGGCATCCACAGAGTCCTCAAGGAAGATGTAGCCACGGCTTGA
- the fzd3a gene encoding frizzled-3a isoform X1: protein MGFIWILTSMLTACAAINIGSTGSHSTFTCEPITLRMCQGLSYNTTFMPNLLNHYDQQTAALAMEPFHPMVNLECSPDLRPFLCALYVPVCTEYGRVTLPCRRLCQQAKSDCYKLMDIFGVSWPEEMACNRFPDCDEPYPRAVDLLSSADATQEAPASVQRDYGFWCPRELKVDPELGYSFLGARDCSAPCPNMYFDRDKLLFARYFIGVVSIVCLSATLFTFLTFLLDVSRFRYPERPIIFYAVCYMMVSLVFFLGFLLEERVACNRSAPGLFRAATITQGSHNKACTLLFMTLYFFTMAGSVWWVVLTITWFLAAVPKWGSEAIEKKALLFHAAAWGVPGTLTVALMALNKVEGDSLSGVCFVGLYDVSALRWFLLAPLILDVAVGVALLLAGIAALNRVRMEIPLEKENQDKLVKFMIRIGVFSVLYLVPLLTVIGCYLYEQSYRSVWEITWVQERCREYHIPCPFKVERTSRPDISLFLIKYLMMLVVGIPSVFWVGSKKTCFEWASFFHGHRRKDSTVHESRQVLQEPDFTQLLLRESGAPVVRKSRGTSTQGTSTHASSTHLAMLDEPVSGSSSHAGTMRSKANSFHGSLHRSRDGRYTACSVRGAEERPPHGSMQRLHEQLQHSSSNRLDSQSRHGGSQRLDSQSRHSSVRDLSCTPQAVQSGPGNGIHRVLKEDVATA, encoded by the exons CCTTTTCATCCCATGGTGAATCTAGAGTGCTCCCCAGACTTGCGGCCATTCCTGTGTGCCCTCTATGTACCTGTCTGCACTGAGTATGGCCGTGTGACCCTGCCGTGTCGGCGTCTGTGTCAGCAGGCCAAAAGTGACTGTTACAAACTTATGGACATCTTTGGTGTCAGCTGGCCTGAAGAGATGGCCTGTAATAG GTTTCCTGACTGTGATGAGCCCTACCCTCGAGCTGTGGACCTGCTCTCAAGCGCTGATGCCACACAAGAAGCCCCAGCGTCTGTGCAGCGTGACTATGGCTTCTGGTGCCCTCGTGAGCTTAAGGTGGACCCTGAGCTTGGCTACTCATTCTTGGGTGCACGTGATTGTTCTGCCCCTTGTCCAAACATGTACTTCGACCGTGACAAACTTCTCTTTGCCCGTTACTTTATTGGTGTGGTCTCCATTGTGTGCCTTTCGGCTACACTCTTCACCTTCCTCACCTTCCTTCTTGACGTGAGCCGCTTCCGTTACCCAGAGCGGCCCATCATCTTTTATGCTGTGTGTTACATGATGGTCTCGCTGGTGTTCTTTCTGGGCTTCTTGCTTGAGGAGCGGGTGGCGTGCAATCGATCTGCACCAGGCCTATTTCGTGCTGCCACCATCACTCAGGGTTCACATAACAAGGCCTGTACACTGCTCTTCATGACACTCTACTTCTTCACCATGGCTGGGAGCGTGTGGTGGGTGGTCCTCACCATCACTTGGTTCCTGGCTGCTGTGCCTAAGTGGGGCAGTGAAGCTATTGAAAAGAAAGCCCTACTGTTCCATGCTGCAGCCTGGGGTGTGCCAGGGACTCTCACAGTTGCCCTGATGGCCCTGAATAAGGTGGAGGGTGATAGCTTGAGTGGTGTGTGCTTCGTGGGTCTTTATGACGTTTCAGCATTGCGCTGGTTCCTCCTAGCCCCACTGATTCTGGATGTGGCTGTGGGTGTGGCGTTGCTGTTGGCTGGCATTGCTGCACTTAACCGTGTCCGCATGGAGATTCCCCTGGAAAAAGAGAACCAGGACAAGCTAGTGAAGTTCATGATCCGGATTGGAGTGTTTTCAGTGCTCTACCTGGTGCCACTGCTGACAGTGATTGGCTGTTACCTATACGAACAAAGCTACAGGTCTGTGTGGGAGATTACCTGGGTGCAGGAGAGATGCAGAGAATACCACATCCCCTGTCCATTCAAG GTGGAGCGGACAAGCAGGCCGGacatctccctctttctcattAAGTACCTGATGATGCTGGTGGTGGGCATCCCTTCTGTCTTCTGGGTGGGCAGCAAGAAGACTTGCTTTGAGTGGGCCAGCTTCTTCCATGGGCATCGCAGGAAAGA CAGTACGGTGCACGAGAGCAGGCAGGTTCTGCAGGAGCCTGACTTCACCCAACTGCTGCTGCGAGAGTCGGGAGCACCAGTGGTCCGAAAGTCCCGGGGCACCTCCACACAGGGCACTTCTACTCATGCCTCCTCGACGCACCTGGCCATGCTGGATGAGCCGGTCAGTGGCAGCAGCAGCCATGCAGGAACTATGCGCAGCAAGGCCAATAGCTTCCATGGCAGTCTGCATCGCTCACGGGACGGCAG GTACACGGCGTGTAGCGTCCGAGGAGCTGAAGAGCGTCCTCCTCACGGGAGCATGCAACGTCTCCATGAGCAGCTGCAGCACAGCAGCAGCAACCGCCTGGACAGCCAATCACGACACGGCGGCTCACAGCGTCTGGACAGCCAATCACGGCACAGCAGCGTCAGGGACCTGAGCTGCACACCACAAGCTGTCCAAAGTGGCCCCGGCAACGGCATCCACAGAGTCCTCAAGGAAGATGTAGCCACGGCTTGA